One genomic region from Streptomyces venezuelae encodes:
- a CDS encoding aspartate aminotransferase family protein — MTLHANDLVDTELHRAVSQVGLDVEYTRSRGNTMWARGKDGGEIPVTDFISGYGSLILGHNNPEVVARARDLLDRDTPVHAQVSLRPEAASVAAALNRIVHREFATAEPHHAVFANSGAEAVEVAVKHAEMDRRLRLAELAGAVEEHIAEARSAIAQGTAVLAPAVLTALGLPATTAPETALDALEARVHAFEDSHPASAPRLLSLVGGFHGKLMGSIQLTHNPQFRTPFTELAAQPRFVPVNRPDALRAVFEAERTPLLDVSVADGIVDVVERDAPVFCALLVEPVQGEGGIVPISAEFAKEIQALCAEFDCPIVIDEVQTGAGRSGAFFASSLLPLRGDYYTLAKSLGGGLAKISVTLVREARYRPQFELVHSSTFAKDAFSSGIALKVLELLEADGGAAYGVAAERGARLLAELEAVRAEYDDIIADVRGLGLLVGVEFADRSAVGSPMVRQTQPAGLFGFLVSGFLLHEHRIRVMPTGSAPNTLRLEPSIALTDDEITRLADGLREVCAVLRADDDARLTAFVGARAF, encoded by the coding sequence ATGACACTCCACGCGAACGACCTCGTGGACACCGAACTGCACCGAGCCGTTTCCCAGGTGGGCCTCGACGTCGAGTACACCCGCTCCCGCGGGAACACGATGTGGGCGCGCGGCAAGGACGGCGGCGAGATCCCGGTCACCGACTTCATCAGCGGCTACGGCTCGCTGATACTCGGCCACAACAACCCCGAGGTCGTCGCCCGGGCCAGGGATCTCCTCGACCGGGACACCCCCGTCCACGCGCAGGTGTCGCTGCGCCCGGAGGCGGCCTCCGTCGCCGCCGCCCTCAACCGCATCGTCCACCGGGAGTTCGCCACCGCCGAGCCCCACCACGCCGTCTTCGCGAACTCCGGCGCCGAGGCCGTCGAGGTCGCCGTCAAGCACGCCGAGATGGACCGGCGCCTGCGGCTGGCCGAACTGGCCGGGGCGGTCGAGGAGCACATCGCGGAGGCGCGGAGCGCGATCGCACAGGGCACCGCCGTCCTCGCCCCCGCCGTCCTCACCGCCCTCGGCCTGCCGGCCACGACGGCGCCCGAGACCGCCCTCGACGCCCTCGAAGCCCGCGTCCACGCCTTCGAGGACTCGCACCCGGCGAGCGCGCCGCGCCTGCTGAGCCTGGTGGGCGGCTTCCACGGCAAGCTCATGGGAAGCATCCAGCTCACGCACAACCCGCAGTTCAGGACGCCGTTCACGGAACTCGCCGCGCAGCCCCGCTTCGTCCCCGTCAACCGGCCGGACGCCCTCCGTGCGGTGTTCGAGGCCGAACGCACCCCGCTGCTCGACGTGTCGGTCGCGGACGGCATCGTGGACGTCGTCGAGCGCGACGCCCCGGTCTTCTGCGCGCTGCTGGTCGAGCCCGTGCAGGGCGAGGGCGGCATCGTCCCGATCTCCGCCGAGTTCGCCAAGGAAATCCAGGCGCTGTGCGCGGAGTTCGACTGCCCCATCGTCATCGACGAGGTGCAGACGGGGGCCGGACGGTCCGGCGCCTTCTTCGCCAGCTCGCTGCTCCCGCTCCGCGGCGACTACTACACCCTCGCCAAGAGCCTGGGCGGCGGACTCGCGAAGATCTCGGTGACCCTCGTCCGGGAGGCGCGCTACCGCCCCCAGTTCGAGCTGGTGCACAGCTCCACCTTCGCCAAGGACGCCTTCTCCAGCGGCATCGCCCTCAAGGTCCTGGAACTCCTGGAGGCCGACGGCGGAGCCGCCTACGGTGTCGCCGCGGAGCGCGGCGCCCGCCTCCTCGCGGAGCTTGAGGCGGTGCGCGCCGAGTACGACGACATCATCGCCGACGTCCGTGGCCTCGGTCTGCTCGTCGGGGTGGAGTTCGCCGACCGGTCCGCCGTCGGCTCGCCCATGGTCAGGCAGACCCAGCCCGCCGGCCTCTTCGGCTTCCTCGTCAGCGGGTTCCTGCTGCACGAGCACCGGATCCGGGTGATGCCGACCGGCAGCGCCCCCAACACCCTCCGCCTGGAGCCGTCGATCGCGCTGACCGACGACGAGATCACCCGCCTCGCCGACGGACTGCGCGAGGTGTGCGCGGTCCTGCGCGCCGACGACGACGCGCGTCTCACCGCTTTCGTCGGAGCCCGCGCCTTCTAG
- a CDS encoding YybH family protein, whose translation MPSANGTEHEKGFSELNRKYTEAFNSGDVDAVLANYTPEGVTVVERGLALGRSGDLREALAGYFRTARPHVEFAYEHTYVAGDVALVITEWTLEENAPDGGRTSTKGRATDVLVREPGGWRFAIDNRFGSS comes from the coding sequence GTGCCCAGTGCGAACGGAACGGAACACGAGAAGGGCTTCAGTGAACTCAACCGGAAATACACGGAAGCGTTCAACTCGGGAGACGTGGACGCGGTCCTGGCGAACTACACGCCCGAGGGCGTGACGGTGGTCGAGCGAGGGCTCGCGCTCGGCAGGAGCGGCGACCTGCGGGAGGCGCTGGCCGGCTACTTCCGGACGGCCCGGCCGCATGTCGAGTTCGCGTACGAGCACACCTACGTCGCCGGCGACGTGGCGCTGGTGATCACGGAATGGACCCTGGAGGAGAACGCCCCGGACGGAGGCCGTACGAGCACGAAGGGCCGGGCGACCGACGTCCTGGTCCGCGAGCCCGGCGGGTGGCGCTTCGCGATCGACAACCGCTTCGGCTCCTCCTGA
- a CDS encoding acyl-CoA dehydrogenase family protein, which yields MSTDLEFRYEPEVQQVVDRARALVPLLREHSARSERDRKLADESVEALRAAGFFRMSVPRAHGGDQLSIRTQAAALAEIGRGCASAGWLAAITGAAETLANLIPEKGAKEIFGPSPDVFVCANGGHHSATATRVDGGYRVTGRFPTISGVEIGDWMILPFIPLVADGEPTGALISLAAPPKEGVVHHTWNVAGMLGTGSHTVEFDGLFVPESRSIDHPIDPELGPLNLPKLETFAAVAHRTIAALVGASHGALDTVRAMLDKGKPLVDTVYESSLDSPIVRQWLAEATHDVDTAYHYLLASADMFDVAFEEGTMSRGDRTRARLHMTSAVQSARQAMGKLLDLGGTSGFASSHPLQRYWRDFETGSHHIHFNRLVSWEDYSRSLLGIEPAVSVIH from the coding sequence GTGTCCACAGACCTTGAATTCCGTTACGAGCCCGAGGTCCAGCAGGTCGTCGACCGGGCCCGCGCGCTGGTGCCCCTCCTGCGGGAGCACTCGGCCCGCAGCGAGCGGGACCGGAAGCTCGCCGACGAGTCCGTGGAGGCGCTGCGCGCGGCCGGGTTCTTCCGGATGAGCGTGCCGCGTGCCCACGGAGGCGACCAGCTCAGCATCCGTACCCAGGCCGCGGCCCTCGCCGAGATCGGCCGTGGCTGCGCGTCGGCCGGCTGGCTGGCAGCGATCACCGGCGCGGCCGAGACGCTCGCGAACCTCATCCCGGAGAAGGGCGCCAAGGAGATCTTCGGCCCCAGCCCCGACGTGTTCGTGTGCGCGAACGGCGGCCACCACTCCGCCACCGCGACCCGGGTGGACGGCGGGTACCGCGTCACCGGCAGGTTCCCCACGATCTCCGGCGTCGAGATCGGCGACTGGATGATCCTGCCCTTCATCCCGCTCGTCGCCGACGGCGAGCCCACGGGCGCCCTCATCTCCCTGGCGGCGCCGCCGAAGGAGGGCGTGGTCCACCACACCTGGAACGTGGCCGGCATGCTCGGCACGGGCAGCCACACGGTGGAGTTCGACGGGCTCTTCGTGCCGGAGAGCCGGAGCATCGACCACCCGATCGACCCGGAGCTCGGGCCGCTGAACCTGCCCAAGCTGGAGACCTTCGCCGCGGTCGCGCACCGGACGATCGCGGCCCTGGTCGGCGCCTCCCACGGAGCCCTCGACACGGTGCGGGCCATGCTGGACAAGGGGAAGCCGCTGGTCGACACCGTCTACGAGTCCTCGCTCGACTCCCCGATCGTGCGCCAGTGGCTCGCCGAGGCCACGCACGACGTCGACACGGCGTACCACTACCTGCTCGCCTCCGCCGACATGTTCGACGTCGCCTTCGAGGAGGGGACCATGTCGCGCGGCGACCGCACGCGGGCCCGGCTGCACATGACGTCCGCGGTGCAGAGCGCGCGGCAGGCCATGGGGAAGCTGCTCGACCTCGGCGGCACCAGCGGCTTCGCCTCGTCCCACCCGCTCCAGCGGTACTGGCGGGACTTCGAGACCGGCAGCCACCACATCCACTTCAACCGCCTGGTGAGCTGGGAGGACTACAGCCGCTCCCTGCTGGGCATCGAGCCCGCGGTGTCCGTGATCCACTGA
- a CDS encoding flavin reductase family protein — MTVIDAAHFRRTLGNFPTGITVVTSTGPRGEPVGMVCNSFTSVSLDPPLVLFCAAWSSATWPLIRKNGRFCVNILDREGEGLSRQFSGRSGDRFAGVRWKPSEYGPELAGAVARVACVLDTEHPAGDHAIVVSRVVGLTDAGAETDPLVFHRGRYGSFAGSLAPVAGPRA; from the coding sequence ATGACCGTCATTGATGCAGCACATTTTCGGCGCACCCTCGGAAACTTTCCCACCGGAATCACCGTCGTCACCTCGACGGGCCCCCGGGGCGAGCCCGTCGGAATGGTCTGCAACTCGTTCACCTCGGTGTCGCTCGACCCGCCCCTGGTGCTCTTCTGCGCGGCGTGGTCGTCGGCCACCTGGCCGCTCATACGGAAGAACGGGCGGTTCTGCGTGAACATCCTCGACCGCGAGGGCGAAGGGCTGAGCCGGCAGTTCTCGGGGCGCTCCGGCGACCGGTTCGCGGGTGTGCGGTGGAAGCCCTCGGAGTACGGCCCCGAGCTGGCGGGCGCCGTCGCCCGTGTCGCGTGCGTCCTCGACACGGAGCATCCGGCGGGGGACCACGCCATTGTGGTCTCCCGGGTGGTCGGGCTCACCGACGCCGGAGCGGAGACGGATCCGCTGGTCTTCCATCGCGGCCGGTACGGCTCGTTCGCCGGCTCCCTCGCTCCGGTCGCCGGCCCGCGCGCCTGA
- a CDS encoding SCP2 sterol-binding domain-containing protein, with protein MGTTIDTQTVRFLSAEWAEASRVRVDSGPDADVVATKQESYWEWIAATRAACSQTWALGVREPDGATSYLRLDWQDGKCAEATVIPPGEPVDADFVLVGTTDTWHRIYSGEANLQRTVVDRKLSLERGDTLIFFRGIFFFVESLAALRQVPTSFA; from the coding sequence ATGGGGACGACGATCGACACGCAGACGGTGCGGTTCCTCTCCGCCGAATGGGCGGAGGCGTCCCGGGTACGGGTGGACAGCGGCCCGGACGCGGACGTGGTGGCGACCAAGCAGGAGAGCTACTGGGAGTGGATCGCGGCGACGCGCGCGGCCTGCTCCCAGACGTGGGCGCTCGGGGTGCGGGAGCCGGACGGCGCGACCTCGTACCTGCGGCTCGACTGGCAGGACGGCAAGTGTGCGGAGGCGACGGTGATCCCGCCTGGCGAGCCGGTGGACGCCGACTTCGTGCTCGTGGGCACCACGGACACATGGCACCGCATCTACTCGGGTGAGGCGAACCTGCAGCGGACCGTGGTGGACCGGAAGCTCTCGTTGGAGCGCGGGGACACCCTGATCTTCTTCCGCGGCATCTTCTTCTTCGTCGAGTCGCTGGCGGCTCTGCGCCAGGTGCCCACCAGCTTCGCCTGA
- a CDS encoding ribonucleotide-diphosphate reductase subunit beta codes for MDPSLVTSVEQSSLSELGEINIDDMIDYVHKDLKKLPEYIDLYKRYFKHRWNAYDLDFTQDAVDWRTKMTEEERAAFKEIAAAFHHAERQVEIELPVFMLSGSEDAKLYLSTQIEDEARHTLFFDRFYREVVGLPGDSVAELLAASFDYVPESFVGSFGLMAHLSDDLRKDPENQKLRVRYATAYFLWIEGVLALSIMKITLTYCRTRGYLPGYYTGFIASCRDEARHVQFGMRFLRDAIQEDPRLVHEVYETLRTELAMNGGVSQPAPLEPLGWDAEAVTEFMIRQVQNKLSDVGIDLPPDIAAMVQNIQPEIAGG; via the coding sequence ATGGACCCATCGCTCGTCACGTCCGTCGAGCAGTCCTCCCTCAGCGAGCTGGGGGAGATCAACATCGACGACATGATCGACTACGTGCACAAGGACCTGAAGAAGCTTCCCGAGTACATCGATCTCTACAAGCGGTACTTCAAGCACCGTTGGAACGCCTACGACCTCGACTTCACCCAGGACGCCGTCGACTGGCGCACCAAGATGACGGAGGAGGAGCGGGCCGCCTTCAAGGAGATCGCCGCGGCGTTCCACCACGCCGAGCGCCAGGTCGAGATCGAGCTGCCCGTCTTCATGCTCTCGGGCAGCGAGGACGCGAAGCTCTACCTGTCCACGCAGATCGAGGACGAGGCGCGGCACACGCTCTTCTTCGACCGGTTCTACCGGGAGGTCGTGGGGCTGCCCGGGGACTCGGTGGCAGAGCTCCTCGCCGCCTCGTTCGACTACGTCCCCGAGTCCTTCGTCGGATCGTTCGGGCTGATGGCCCACCTCTCGGACGACCTGCGCAAGGATCCGGAGAACCAGAAGCTGCGCGTGCGGTACGCCACCGCGTACTTCCTGTGGATCGAGGGCGTCCTCGCGCTGAGCATCATGAAGATCACGCTCACCTACTGCCGGACCCGCGGCTATCTGCCCGGCTACTACACCGGATTCATCGCCTCCTGCCGCGACGAGGCCCGTCATGTGCAGTTCGGGATGCGGTTCCTGCGCGACGCGATCCAGGAGGACCCCCGTCTCGTGCACGAGGTGTACGAGACCCTGCGGACCGAACTGGCCATGAACGGCGGCGTCAGCCAGCCGGCGCCGCTGGAACCCCTCGGCTGGGACGCCGAGGCGGTCACGGAGTTCATGATCCGGCAGGTCCAGAACAAGCTGTCCGACGTCGGTATCGATCTGCCGCCGGACATCGCTGCCATGGTGCAGAACATCCAGCCCGAGATCGCGGGAGGTTGA
- a CDS encoding BTAD domain-containing putative transcriptional regulator has protein sequence MRFEVLGSVQIRDGDRTVPLGGVRHSATLAFLLLHSNEVVSISKLMSAVWPARVPPTGRQMLYNAIFRLRTILSSYGGGAELLHEGPGYVLHVRDDSLDVRQFQARVARGRSELAAGLWGEASDTFRDALGLWRGPALADLAEHGYSWPESTALDNARTAALESRIEADIALGRYRDVIGDLEGLVAAEPLWEQACGWLMQALYHSGRQADALSLYRRTRAALVSQLGLEPSPQLRALERAVLSHDLEYASTAPVLHGGCARP, from the coding sequence ATGCGGTTTGAAGTGTTGGGCTCGGTGCAGATCCGTGACGGTGACCGCACCGTGCCGTTGGGCGGAGTACGGCACAGCGCGACGCTGGCCTTTCTCCTGCTGCACAGCAACGAAGTGGTCTCCATCAGCAAGCTGATGTCCGCCGTGTGGCCGGCCAGAGTGCCTCCCACGGGACGTCAGATGCTGTACAACGCGATCTTCCGGCTCCGTACGATCCTCTCCTCGTACGGTGGTGGGGCTGAACTGCTGCACGAGGGGCCTGGTTACGTGCTCCACGTGCGGGACGACAGCCTCGACGTGCGGCAGTTCCAGGCCCGGGTGGCCCGGGGTCGGAGCGAGCTCGCGGCGGGGCTGTGGGGCGAGGCCTCCGACACCTTCCGTGACGCGCTGGGTCTGTGGCGGGGTCCGGCGCTGGCGGACCTGGCCGAGCACGGCTACTCGTGGCCGGAGTCCACGGCCCTCGACAACGCCCGTACGGCAGCGCTGGAGAGCCGTATCGAGGCCGACATCGCCCTGGGGCGCTACCGGGACGTCATCGGCGACCTGGAGGGGCTCGTCGCGGCCGAGCCGCTGTGGGAGCAGGCCTGCGGGTGGCTGATGCAGGCGCTGTACCACTCCGGCCGACAGGCCGACGCGCTGAGTCTCTACCGGCGCACCCGGGCGGCGCTCGTCAGCCAGCTGGGTCTCGAACCCAGCCCGCAGCTCCGGGCGCTGGAGCGGGCGGTGCTCAGTCACGACCTGGAGTACGCGAGCACCGCGCCGGTGCTCCACGGGGGTTGCGCGCGTCCCTGA
- a CDS encoding helix-turn-helix domain-containing protein produces the protein MVAPRHLQVYRRSRCEGGVPPNPLAHEPIRPEGGRQAVRGERVASLPVLSPSFGAGRILGHSHDGVKELLSLDSACDRMHEVAAESKDEVVAMLPGGGRPILELLECEPPLLAPGLPTRLLFQHTARFDSAAREQAEVLIGTGALIRTVAPPFGQLIVFDAATAFIPVTEDEGSAVAVIQDATVVSFLYSCFGRSWAGARDFAPGLGELDLISDDLKGEILQMLINGAKDETIARRLGLSVRTCRKYIAQLMQKFGAVTRFQLGYAVSQGTVPTEG, from the coding sequence GTGGTCGCACCCCGTCACCTTCAGGTCTACCGCCGGAGCCGGTGCGAGGGCGGCGTCCCGCCGAATCCCCTCGCCCACGAGCCGATCCGTCCGGAGGGCGGAAGACAGGCGGTCCGCGGCGAACGCGTCGCCTCCCTGCCCGTGCTGTCCCCGTCCTTCGGCGCCGGCCGGATCCTCGGCCACAGCCACGACGGGGTCAAGGAGCTGCTGAGCCTCGACTCGGCATGCGACCGCATGCACGAGGTGGCGGCCGAGAGCAAGGACGAGGTCGTCGCCATGCTGCCCGGTGGCGGCCGGCCGATCCTGGAGCTGCTGGAGTGCGAACCTCCGCTGCTCGCCCCGGGACTCCCGACCCGGCTCCTCTTCCAGCACACCGCCCGGTTCGACAGCGCCGCACGGGAGCAGGCCGAGGTGCTGATCGGGACGGGGGCCCTGATCCGTACGGTCGCGCCGCCGTTCGGTCAGCTGATCGTCTTCGACGCCGCCACCGCCTTCATCCCCGTCACCGAGGACGAGGGGAGTGCGGTGGCGGTGATCCAGGACGCCACCGTCGTCTCCTTCCTGTACTCCTGCTTCGGACGCTCCTGGGCCGGCGCCCGGGACTTCGCTCCGGGCCTCGGCGAACTCGACCTGATCAGCGACGACCTCAAGGGCGAGATCCTCCAGATGCTGATCAACGGCGCCAAGGACGAGACGATCGCCCGCAGGCTCGGCCTGTCCGTGCGCACCTGCCGGAAATACATCGCGCAGCTCATGCAGAAATTCGGAGCCGTCACCAGGTTCCAGCTCGGATATGCCGTGAGCCAGGGGACGGTGCCGACCGAGGGCTGA
- a CDS encoding Nramp family divalent metal transporter, with protein sequence MTDSSSLAYGAGTPAPPRSLRSRLGTAYGFLGSAFVVAVAYIDPGNFATNMTGGARYGYLLLWVIASASVAAVFVQYLAAKLGIATGRSLPELCREHYPRPVTYGLWIQAELVSMATDLAEFVGAAVALNLLFGVPLLPAALITAAVSLVILMLAPLRRRRFETVILALILLVSAGFAYQVFRSGPPAAAGAGLIPGFAGTDSILLATGMLGATVMPHAIYLHSALTQEYHGGSTAARRKALRSMLKGLVCALGIAAVINASMLIVAAASLHGTALPHESLGDMHSGLGEVLGSDTALAFALALLASGIASSSVGTYAGQVILSGFLRAQIPLLLRRLLTMAPPLAILAVGTDPTRALIISQVVLSFGIPFALIPLVLFGRRSDVMGSLTNRRLTTATGMVVSLAISCLNVFLLHQLLLA encoded by the coding sequence ATGACCGATTCGTCGTCCCTCGCCTATGGGGCCGGGACCCCAGCACCGCCCAGAAGTCTCCGGTCCCGCCTCGGAACGGCCTATGGATTCCTGGGGTCCGCGTTCGTCGTCGCGGTCGCCTACATCGACCCCGGGAACTTCGCCACGAACATGACCGGCGGCGCCCGCTACGGGTACCTCCTGCTGTGGGTCATCGCGTCGGCCAGTGTCGCCGCGGTGTTCGTCCAGTACCTCGCCGCGAAGCTGGGCATCGCCACCGGACGCAGCCTTCCCGAGCTGTGCCGGGAGCACTACCCGCGGCCGGTCACCTACGGCCTGTGGATCCAGGCCGAACTGGTGAGCATGGCCACCGATCTGGCGGAGTTCGTCGGCGCGGCGGTGGCCCTCAACCTGCTGTTCGGCGTGCCGCTGCTGCCCGCGGCGCTCATCACGGCCGCGGTGTCGCTGGTGATCCTGATGCTCGCGCCACTGCGCCGACGGCGCTTCGAGACCGTCATCCTCGCGCTGATCCTCCTGGTGTCCGCCGGCTTCGCCTACCAGGTGTTCCGCTCGGGTCCGCCGGCCGCCGCGGGAGCGGGCCTGATCCCCGGCTTCGCGGGCACGGACAGCATCCTGCTGGCCACGGGCATGCTCGGCGCGACGGTGATGCCGCACGCCATCTACCTGCACTCGGCCCTCACCCAGGAGTACCACGGAGGCTCGACCGCGGCTCGCAGGAAGGCGCTGCGCTCCATGCTGAAGGGGCTCGTCTGCGCCCTCGGCATCGCCGCCGTGATCAACGCTTCCATGCTGATCGTCGCGGCGGCCTCCCTGCACGGGACGGCCCTGCCGCACGAATCCCTGGGCGACATGCATTCCGGGCTCGGCGAGGTCCTCGGCAGCGACACCGCCCTGGCCTTCGCCCTGGCCCTGCTGGCCTCGGGCATCGCCTCGTCCAGCGTCGGCACCTACGCGGGCCAGGTCATCCTGTCGGGGTTCCTGCGGGCGCAGATTCCTCTGCTCCTGCGCAGACTGCTGACGATGGCGCCGCCCCTCGCTATTCTCGCGGTCGGTACGGATCCCACCCGGGCCCTCATCATCAGTCAGGTCGTGCTGTCCTTCGGGATCCCCTTCGCACTGATACCGCTCGTCCTGTTCGGCCGCCGCAGCGATGTGATGGGCTCGCTGACCAACCGGCGGCTGACCACCGCGACCGGCATGGTGGTGTCCCTGGCGATCTCCTGCCTGAACGTGTTCCTCCTCCACCAACTGCTGCTGGCCTGA
- a CDS encoding tetratricopeptide repeat protein produces the protein MAWRRQDSNLGRLSRRIYRSLLSSRRMLIVLDNVASSEQVEPLLPGAAGCAVVLTSRRRLGGLAMRVGVERILLRHLSQPESVEVLSSVIGTVRTTAEAEAVTALTELCGRLPLALRIAADRVAAHPHHPIGELVEELAAERHRLDGLAVHDSVTVRSAFEWSYCDLKPEEARTFRFLSLHPGPHTSVAATAALIGRPVLKTQQLLQRLHEVHLLEGVTFSRYRFHDLLRLYAAERLASDEEDHDRAAAVGRLADWYLHSSLAGVRTLAPFRHTILELRASTSRATPLGFDDDEAALQWFDTEAANFARVVRLAIDHGFHDTAWKLAVSLYDYFCLLRKPGSIWLGIMKVGLEAARASGDRFAEGWLETGTAEGYRWQRQYKRAQQHFERSLSVWRQVRNRHGQAWTLGGMGFLAADQRDWDEAHARAQEARSLFAGLDDHDGSASVLLTLADSYHGWHDDEQALHTLGKALDIFTEIRNHDGQGRALTKMAGIHTAQGHHEAALACLERALETLRAAGAHGGEADCLYRRGQALESLGHRNRAIASWKAALSLYEELADGRVAELRARIEWARRAPEAAGEASRPDGLQRYSTCPPLSRDEACGRLPLRTEAHCAF, from the coding sequence ATCGCGTGGCGACGCCAGGATTCGAACCTGGGTAGGCTAAGCCGACGGATTTACCGCTCGCTCCTCTCCTCTCGGCGCATGTTGATTGTGCTCGACAATGTGGCCTCGTCGGAGCAGGTGGAACCCCTGCTGCCGGGGGCGGCCGGATGCGCGGTCGTCCTGACGAGCCGCCGGAGGCTCGGTGGACTCGCCATGCGCGTGGGGGTGGAGCGGATCCTCCTGCGCCATCTCTCCCAGCCGGAGAGCGTGGAGGTCCTGTCCTCGGTCATCGGCACCGTCCGCACGACCGCCGAGGCCGAGGCCGTCACGGCCCTGACGGAGCTGTGCGGGCGTCTCCCGCTGGCCCTGCGGATCGCCGCCGACCGGGTGGCGGCCCACCCCCATCACCCGATCGGCGAGCTCGTGGAGGAGCTGGCGGCCGAACGGCACCGCCTCGACGGTCTCGCCGTCCACGACTCGGTGACCGTCCGCTCGGCCTTCGAGTGGTCCTATTGCGACCTGAAGCCCGAGGAGGCCCGGACGTTCCGCTTCCTCAGCCTGCACCCCGGCCCGCACACCAGCGTGGCGGCCACCGCGGCGCTCATCGGCCGGCCGGTCCTGAAGACCCAGCAGCTCCTGCAACGGCTGCACGAGGTCCACCTCCTGGAGGGGGTGACGTTCAGCCGCTACCGCTTCCACGACTTACTCCGGCTCTACGCCGCGGAGCGCCTCGCGTCCGACGAGGAGGACCACGACCGTGCCGCGGCGGTGGGCCGGCTCGCCGACTGGTACCTGCACTCCAGCCTCGCGGGCGTACGGACACTGGCGCCGTTCCGCCACACCATCCTGGAACTCCGGGCATCCACCAGCCGCGCCACCCCGCTCGGGTTCGACGACGACGAGGCCGCGCTGCAGTGGTTCGACACCGAGGCCGCCAACTTCGCCCGGGTCGTCCGGCTCGCCATCGACCACGGCTTCCACGACACGGCCTGGAAGCTGGCCGTCAGCCTCTACGACTACTTCTGTCTGCTCCGTAAGCCCGGAAGCATCTGGCTGGGCATCATGAAGGTGGGGCTGGAGGCGGCACGGGCCTCCGGTGACCGGTTCGCCGAGGGCTGGCTGGAGACCGGGACGGCCGAAGGGTACCGGTGGCAGCGCCAGTACAAACGGGCCCAGCAGCACTTCGAGCGTTCCCTGTCGGTGTGGCGGCAGGTCCGGAACCGGCACGGTCAGGCGTGGACGCTCGGCGGGATGGGCTTCCTCGCCGCCGACCAGAGGGACTGGGACGAGGCCCACGCACGTGCCCAGGAGGCGAGGTCCCTGTTCGCCGGGCTCGACGACCACGACGGATCCGCCTCCGTCCTCCTCACGCTCGCCGACTCCTACCACGGCTGGCACGACGACGAGCAGGCGCTGCACACGCTGGGCAAGGCCCTGGACATCTTCACGGAGATCCGGAACCACGACGGGCAGGGCCGGGCACTGACCAAGATGGCGGGGATCCACACCGCCCAGGGACACCACGAAGCGGCGCTCGCCTGCCTGGAGCGAGCCCTGGAGACCCTCAGGGCGGCCGGGGCCCACGGCGGCGAGGCGGACTGCCTGTACCGGCGCGGGCAGGCGCTGGAGAGCCTGGGCCACAGGAACCGGGCCATCGCCTCCTGGAAGGCCGCGCTGAGCCTGTACGAGGAGCTCGCCGACGGCCGGGTGGCCGAGCTCCGCGCGCGCATCGAGTGGGCCCGCCGCGCCCCCGAGGCGGCGGGGGAAGCGAGCCGGCCGGACGGGCTGCAGCGGTACTCCACGTGCCCGCCGCTGTCGCGGGACGAGGCCTGCGGGAGGCTCCCGCTGCGGACCGAGGCGCACTGCGCGTTCTGA